From Echinicola jeungdonensis, the proteins below share one genomic window:
- the rplQ gene encoding 50S ribosomal protein L17 has product MRHGKKFNHLGRKAPHRKAMLSNMAASLVLHKRISTTLAKAKELRKYVEPLVTRAKEDTTHNRRIVFSYLQDKEAIKSLFGEVVDRVGNRAGGYTRIIKTGFRLGDNAEMCIIELVDFNELMLKEAAPAKKKTRRSRRGSGKSASEGASSASAEAKTEDVENKASEDKSTEDNAGAEDDKKSE; this is encoded by the coding sequence ATGAGACACGGTAAGAAATTTAATCACCTTGGCAGAAAAGCTCCTCACAGGAAAGCCATGCTTTCTAATATGGCTGCTTCGCTGGTTCTTCACAAGCGTATTTCTACAACGCTTGCCAAGGCCAAAGAATTAAGAAAATATGTAGAGCCTTTGGTAACCAGAGCCAAAGAAGATACTACTCATAATAGAAGAATTGTTTTTTCCTACCTTCAAGATAAAGAAGCAATTAAATCCCTTTTTGGGGAGGTTGTTGATCGTGTAGGTAATAGAGCAGGTGGGTACACCAGAATTATCAAAACCGGTTTCCGGTTGGGTGATAATGCTGAAATGTGTATTATCGAATTGGTTGATTTCAATGAACTGATGTTGAAAGAAGCTGCTCCTGCTAAGAAGAAAACAAGAAGAAGCCGTCGTGGTTCTGGCAAATCTGCCAGCGAAGGTGCTTCCTCTGCTTCTGCTGAAGCAAAAACTGAAGATGTTGAAAACAAAGCATCAGAGGATAAGTCCACTGAGGACAATGCCGGTGCTGAAGATGATAAAAAATCTGAATAA
- a CDS encoding LLM class flavin-dependent oxidoreductase: protein MKKDLKLGKVNFSVLDLAIINEGRDAADAFQRSMDLAKHVEDMGYKRFWMAEHHNMPSVGSSATAVLLAHIGGGTKSIRIGSGGIMLPNHSPLMVAEQFGTLASLFPGRVDLGLGRAPGTDQETVRALRRNRLETLEEFPQDLEDLQMYLSPENIDGRVHAIPGEGLDIPIYLLGSSMSSAALAAKKGLPYAFASHFAPKQFLKAIAYYKENFEPSDQLSKPYVISCVNVIAAQEDKEAHQLATSLYRLALNGIRRLSFPLLPPVENMEGLWSNEEETAVRHMMACSFIGAPSTVEHDLKAFQELAQVDEIMVTSHIYDHDARILSYQILAEIIKRTKMELSQ, encoded by the coding sequence ATGAAAAAAGATTTGAAGCTGGGTAAAGTGAATTTTTCCGTATTGGATTTGGCCATAATCAACGAAGGCCGGGATGCAGCTGATGCCTTTCAAAGAAGTATGGATTTAGCCAAGCATGTGGAGGATATGGGATATAAAAGGTTTTGGATGGCTGAACACCACAATATGCCCAGTGTAGGAAGTTCAGCAACGGCCGTTTTATTGGCCCATATTGGGGGAGGAACCAAATCCATTCGAATTGGGTCAGGTGGGATTATGTTGCCCAACCATAGTCCATTGATGGTAGCTGAACAGTTTGGTACCTTGGCTTCGTTATTTCCTGGCAGGGTGGATCTAGGTCTAGGAAGAGCACCTGGTACCGATCAGGAAACAGTAAGGGCCCTTAGGAGAAACAGGTTGGAAACCCTTGAGGAATTTCCTCAAGACCTTGAGGACCTGCAGATGTACTTATCCCCGGAAAATATTGATGGCCGGGTTCATGCCATTCCTGGAGAAGGTTTGGATATTCCGATTTATTTGTTGGGCTCTAGTATGAGTAGTGCTGCCCTTGCTGCAAAAAAAGGATTGCCTTATGCTTTTGCCAGCCATTTTGCACCAAAACAGTTTTTGAAAGCAATAGCATATTATAAAGAGAATTTTGAACCCTCAGACCAACTTTCTAAGCCCTATGTGATTTCCTGTGTCAATGTGATAGCTGCTCAAGAAGATAAAGAAGCTCACCAACTTGCAACTTCATTATACAGGTTGGCCTTAAATGGTATCAGAAGATTGTCATTCCCTTTGCTTCCCCCTGTGGAAAATATGGAGGGCTTATGGAGTAACGAGGAGGAAACAGCAGTTCGTCATATGATGGCTTGTTCCTTTATTGGGGCCCCTTCGACGGTGGAGCATGACTTAAAGGCTTTTCAGGAATTGGCTCAGGTAGATGAGATCATGGTCACCTCGCATATTTATGATCACGATGCAAGAATACTTTCTTATCAAATTTTAGCAGAAATTATTAAAAGAACCAAAATGGAACTGTCTCAGTAA
- a CDS encoding HPP family protein, whose translation MDIGKLAGFKRTYNKLWRVEEKLRPSELMEMFWTFFGGFIGIACIGLLQSYFHDFSPSGQLFLIGSFGASAVLVYGSPKSPLAQPRNLILGHLTSAFIGVTVYKFVGEYEVIWLSCGLAVGMAIIGMQLTKSLHPPGGATALIAVIGTEKVKTLGYYYLLSPVFSGVLILFIVGIIINNIPKNRQYPLGKNKK comes from the coding sequence ATGGATATAGGTAAACTAGCAGGCTTTAAAAGAACTTACAACAAGTTGTGGAGGGTGGAAGAGAAGTTAAGGCCCTCCGAGTTAATGGAAATGTTTTGGACCTTTTTTGGAGGTTTTATCGGGATAGCCTGCATTGGTCTGTTGCAATCCTATTTTCATGATTTTTCTCCCTCCGGACAGCTTTTTTTAATTGGTTCTTTCGGAGCTTCAGCAGTTTTGGTGTATGGTTCTCCGAAAAGTCCCCTGGCCCAACCAAGAAACCTTATATTGGGGCATCTGACCTCCGCTTTTATTGGAGTAACTGTGTACAAATTTGTAGGTGAATATGAGGTGATTTGGTTGAGTTGTGGTTTGGCAGTTGGCATGGCTATTATTGGGATGCAGCTGACCAAGTCGCTGCACCCTCCTGGAGGGGCTACAGCACTTATAGCCGTCATTGGGACCGAGAAAGTAAAAACTTTGGGCTATTATTATTTGCTTAGCCCCGTTTTTTCTGGGGTTTTGATTTTATTTATTGTTGGAATTATTATTAATAACATTCCAAAAAACAGACAATACCCTTTAGGAAAAAATAAAAAATAG
- a CDS encoding 3-keto-disaccharide hydrolase, with product MLRYLFLPIFILLALLSCNSNEKKVEDEMEVSSDQWISLFNGKDLNDWKVKISKHELGDNYANTFKVENGLLKVRYEGYEDFDKKYGHIFYDKPFSNYLLHIEYRFVGEQAPGGEDWAIRNSGAMLHSQAPETMGKGQDFPISIEGQLLGGNGVEERTTSNLCTPGTHVVMDGELFTPHCVSSHSKTFHGEQWVSADFLVLGNSVIHHIVEGDTVLTYYKPQIGGGNVHDYDENVKKDGRPLKQGYISLQSESHPIDFRQVEVFDLNPYIQNQKQLNTILEKLRVRK from the coding sequence ATGCTAAGGTATTTATTTTTACCCATCTTTATATTATTAGCTCTATTGTCTTGTAATTCTAATGAAAAGAAAGTTGAAGATGAGATGGAGGTTTCTTCTGATCAATGGATTTCACTTTTTAATGGGAAGGATTTGAATGATTGGAAGGTCAAAATTTCTAAACATGAATTGGGGGATAATTATGCCAATACCTTTAAAGTAGAGAATGGGCTCTTAAAAGTTCGCTATGAGGGGTATGAGGATTTTGATAAAAAATATGGCCATATTTTTTATGACAAACCCTTTTCTAATTATTTACTTCATATAGAATACAGGTTTGTTGGTGAACAAGCTCCAGGGGGTGAAGATTGGGCCATTAGAAATAGTGGTGCCATGCTACATTCGCAAGCTCCGGAAACCATGGGGAAAGGTCAGGATTTTCCCATTTCCATTGAGGGACAATTGCTCGGTGGAAATGGAGTGGAAGAAAGAACCACCAGTAACCTTTGTACTCCAGGAACCCATGTGGTGATGGATGGGGAGCTATTTACCCCACATTGCGTTTCTTCCCATTCCAAAACATTTCATGGTGAACAATGGGTATCAGCAGATTTTTTGGTTCTTGGGAATTCTGTAATTCATCATATAGTGGAGGGGGACACCGTTTTGACTTACTACAAACCTCAAATTGGAGGAGGTAATGTGCATGATTACGATGAAAATGTAAAAAAAGATGGGCGCCCATTAAAACAGGGATATATTTCGCTCCAAAGTGAAAGCCACCCTATAGACTTTAGACAAGTGGAAGTGTTCGATTTAAACCCATATATACAAAATCAGAAACAGTTAAATACCATTTTGGAAAAACTAAGAGTAAGAAAGTAG
- a CDS encoding FtsB family cell division protein, whose amino-acid sequence MGKYLKYTKNFYFVFTVLFILWMVLIDTNDIISQFTLRAKLSHLEDQKEFYLERKKKIQEEREELMSNYELLEKFARERYMMKKKTEDLYVVVEE is encoded by the coding sequence ATGGGGAAGTATCTAAAATATACCAAAAATTTCTATTTCGTTTTTACTGTTTTGTTCATCCTATGGATGGTCTTAATTGATACAAATGATATCATAAGCCAATTTACATTGAGGGCTAAATTAAGCCACCTGGAGGACCAAAAGGAATTTTACCTGGAAAGGAAAAAGAAAATTCAGGAAGAAAGGGAGGAACTCATGAGCAATTATGAATTGTTGGAAAAGTTTGCCAGGGAAAGGTATATGATGAAAAAGAAAACCGAAGATCTATATGTGGTGGTGGAAGAATAA
- a CDS encoding serine O-acetyltransferase, translating into MESREKFIDKIYYSHQQCKNCPSPKLIQSFFEDLLWVLFPEYAVKVIKDKSEVANKLQSLENQLEDILSKNPRLHEGHSKDLAKSFFDDLELVFDLIHGDVQAMFEGDPAARSTNEVIRSYPGFYAVAAYRIAHLLLEKKIQLIPRMITEFAHSKTGIDIHPGANIGRHFCIDHGTGVVIGQTTVIGDHVKIYQGVTLGALSVNKEAADTQRHPTIGDRVVIYAGATILGGKTVIGSDSIIGGNVWLTKSIPAKSKIYYQTKMYNANAETTDMYVFKNDA; encoded by the coding sequence ATGGAATCAAGAGAAAAGTTTATTGATAAAATATATTATTCACATCAACAATGTAAAAATTGCCCGTCTCCAAAACTGATTCAATCTTTTTTTGAGGATTTGCTTTGGGTACTTTTTCCTGAATATGCAGTAAAAGTAATTAAGGACAAGTCAGAAGTAGCAAATAAACTTCAATCCTTAGAAAATCAATTAGAGGATATTTTAAGTAAAAACCCCAGGTTACATGAGGGGCATTCTAAAGATTTGGCCAAATCTTTTTTCGATGATTTGGAATTGGTTTTTGATCTTATTCATGGTGATGTGCAGGCAATGTTTGAAGGGGACCCTGCTGCCCGTTCAACCAATGAAGTGATTAGAAGTTATCCAGGCTTTTATGCTGTAGCAGCTTACAGGATTGCTCATTTGCTGTTGGAGAAAAAAATCCAGTTGATCCCCAGGATGATTACTGAATTTGCGCATAGCAAGACCGGTATTGATATTCACCCTGGTGCCAATATCGGTCGGCATTTTTGCATTGACCATGGTACCGGGGTGGTGATTGGACAGACCACAGTGATAGGGGACCATGTGAAAATCTATCAGGGGGTAACCTTGGGGGCTCTAAGTGTCAATAAGGAGGCAGCAGATACACAAAGGCATCCTACAATTGGAGACCGGGTGGTGATTTATGCCGGAGCCACCATTTTGGGAGGGAAGACCGTAATCGGGTCTGACAGCATTATTGGAGGTAATGTTTGGCTAACCAAAAGCATTCCAGCAAAAAGTAAAATATATTACCAGACAAAGATGTACAATGCTAATGCGGAAACTACTGACATGTATGTCTTTAAAAATGACGCTTAA
- the eno gene encoding phosphopyruvate hydratase, translating to MTLIQSIHARQILDSRGNPTVEVDVLTDTGAFGRAAVPSGASTGVNEAVELRDGDKATYLGKGVLKAVENVNEIIQPELIGQSVFDQRGIDEMMINLDGTETKSKLGANAILGVSLAVAKAAADELGLPLFRYVGGVNAKTLPVPMMNIINGGSHSDAPIAFQEFMIRPVGAATFSEAMRMGAETFHHLKKILHDKGLSTAVGDEGGFAPNFSGGTEEALECILDAVSKAGYEAGKDITIALDCASSEFFENDTYNYKKFEGESGKARTREEQVEYLAELTQKYPIDSIEDGCGEEDWEGWALLTAKIGDKVQLVGDDLFVTNVKFLKRGIEEKSANSILIKVNQIGTLTETLDAIELAHKAGFTAVMSHRSGETEDSTIADLAVACNTGQIKTGSASRSDRMAKYNQLLRIEELLESSAYFPGKIS from the coding sequence ATGACATTGATACAATCAATTCACGCGAGACAAATTTTAGATTCAAGAGGAAATCCAACTGTTGAAGTTGATGTACTTACCGATACAGGTGCATTTGGAAGGGCTGCAGTTCCTAGTGGTGCTTCTACCGGAGTAAATGAGGCGGTTGAGCTGAGAGACGGTGACAAAGCTACTTATCTTGGAAAAGGCGTTTTGAAAGCAGTTGAAAATGTAAACGAAATTATCCAACCTGAATTGATAGGCCAGTCTGTATTTGATCAAAGAGGCATTGATGAAATGATGATTAATTTGGACGGTACTGAGACCAAATCCAAATTGGGTGCCAATGCTATTTTGGGTGTTTCTTTGGCCGTTGCTAAAGCAGCTGCTGATGAATTGGGACTTCCGTTGTTTAGATATGTAGGTGGGGTAAATGCTAAAACCCTTCCTGTTCCTATGATGAATATTATTAATGGTGGTTCTCACTCCGATGCTCCTATTGCTTTCCAGGAATTTATGATCCGACCAGTAGGTGCAGCTACTTTCTCAGAAGCAATGAGAATGGGTGCCGAGACTTTCCACCATTTGAAAAAAATCTTGCATGACAAAGGCCTTAGCACTGCAGTAGGTGATGAAGGAGGTTTTGCTCCTAATTTCTCTGGTGGTACTGAGGAAGCTTTGGAATGCATCCTTGATGCAGTATCCAAAGCTGGTTATGAAGCTGGAAAAGATATTACCATTGCACTTGACTGCGCTTCTTCCGAATTCTTCGAAAATGATACTTATAACTATAAGAAGTTCGAAGGTGAATCTGGCAAAGCCAGAACCCGTGAAGAACAAGTAGAATATTTGGCTGAATTGACTCAGAAATATCCTATCGACTCTATCGAAGATGGTTGTGGAGAAGAAGATTGGGAAGGTTGGGCTTTATTGACCGCTAAAATTGGAGATAAAGTTCAATTGGTTGGTGATGACCTTTTCGTGACCAATGTGAAATTCCTGAAAAGAGGTATTGAAGAAAAATCAGCTAACTCCATCTTGATCAAAGTTAACCAAATCGGCACTTTGACTGAAACATTGGATGCCATTGAATTGGCTCATAAAGCTGGATTTACTGCTGTAATGTCTCACAGATCTGGTGAAACCGAAGATTCTACCATTGCTGACCTAGCAGTGGCATGCAATACTGGCCAGATCAAAACAGGTTCTGCTTCCAGATCAGACAGAATGGCCAAATACAACCAATTGCTAAGAATCGAGGAGCTTTTGGAAAGCTCTGCTTATTTCCCTGGAAAAATTTCATAA
- the rpsD gene encoding 30S ribosomal protein S4: MARYRGPKAKISRKFGEPIEGQSKALQKKNYPPGQHGRGRRKKQSEYAIQLAEKQKAKYIYGVLERQFAKMFNIASRKQGITGENLLQLLESRLDNTVFRLGIAPTRRGARQLVSHQHILVNGQVVNIPSFTLKPGDIVSVRERSKSLQAITESLAGRGANRYSWLEWDNNSYSGKFVSIPVREDIPENIKEQLIVELYSK, encoded by the coding sequence ATGGCTAGATATAGAGGTCCAAAAGCAAAAATTTCTAGAAAATTTGGTGAACCTATTGAAGGACAAAGCAAAGCCCTTCAAAAGAAGAACTATCCTCCAGGACAGCACGGAAGAGGAAGAAGAAAAAAGCAGTCTGAATATGCGATCCAGTTAGCGGAGAAACAAAAGGCAAAATATATATATGGCGTATTGGAAAGACAATTTGCCAAAATGTTTAACATTGCTTCCCGTAAACAAGGCATTACCGGTGAAAACCTATTGCAATTGCTAGAATCTAGGCTGGATAATACAGTATTTAGGCTTGGAATAGCTCCTACAAGAAGAGGTGCTCGTCAACTTGTATCACACCAACATATCTTGGTAAATGGTCAGGTGGTAAACATCCCTTCTTTTACCTTGAAACCAGGTGACATTGTTTCTGTAAGGGAAAGGTCCAAATCCCTTCAGGCCATCACCGAAAGTCTCGCGGGTAGAGGAGCGAATCGTTATTCCTGGTTAGAGTGGGATAATAATTCGTATTCAGGTAAGTTTGTTAGTATTCCTGTTAGGGAAGATATTCCTGAGAATATTAAAGAACAACTTATCGTTGAACTTTACTCTAAGTAA
- a CDS encoding OsmC family protein, with protein sequence MSKFHHYQSILEWTGNTGMGTRGYLAYKRDFDIIIEGKSTIHGSADHHFRGTKHRHNPEELFLSSISSCHMLWYLHLCAEAGISVVNYEDHSEGIMLEERNGSGHFSEVTLYPVVTVEDESMKNKAMELHEEARKHCFIANSCNFKIRHKPVVRIQKKVTQDGIYPPHN encoded by the coding sequence ATGTCAAAATTCCATCATTACCAAAGTATTTTAGAGTGGACCGGAAACACCGGCATGGGCACCAGAGGGTATCTAGCCTATAAAAGAGATTTCGATATTATTATCGAAGGGAAATCCACCATACATGGCAGTGCCGACCATCATTTCAGAGGAACCAAACACAGGCATAATCCGGAAGAACTATTTTTATCAAGCATATCTTCTTGCCATATGCTCTGGTATCTTCATCTTTGTGCAGAAGCAGGGATTAGTGTAGTCAATTATGAGGACCATTCTGAAGGCATAATGCTGGAGGAAAGAAACGGTTCGGGCCATTTTAGTGAAGTCACGCTTTACCCTGTGGTCACCGTTGAAGACGAATCCATGAAAAACAAAGCCATGGAATTACATGAAGAGGCCAGAAAACATTGTTTTATAGCTAATAGCTGCAATTTTAAAATCAGGCATAAACCTGTGGTAAGGATTCAAAAAAAGGTTACTCAAGATGGAATTTATCCACCCCATAATTAA
- the thiD gene encoding bifunctional hydroxymethylpyrimidine kinase/phosphomethylpyrimidine kinase, with the protein MNTQYQYIKLLTIAGSDSGGGAGIQADLKTFSALGCYGMSVITAVTSQNTCGVRNILGVQGNHVASQLDAVLEDLPPRAIKIGMLHRPEIVEIVSEKLQALNETPIVFDPVMVSTSGDPLITLETVELLKEKLFPLCDLVTPNLDEAETLEGFPVRNKKDMEEVGKRILHYGSKAVLVKGGHLEGNQVFDVLCQRGGKITIFKGEKISTSNSHGTGCTLSSAIASFLAQGKNLEEAVREGREYVRNALESGKEIRTGKGKGPLNHFFSPIEMKKVTES; encoded by the coding sequence ATGAACACTCAATATCAATACATAAAGCTTTTAACTATTGCAGGGTCTGACAGTGGAGGTGGGGCTGGTATCCAAGCCGATTTAAAAACTTTTTCTGCTTTGGGCTGTTATGGTATGTCTGTCATTACTGCTGTCACATCCCAGAATACCTGCGGAGTAAGGAACATTTTAGGAGTTCAGGGAAACCATGTGGCCTCCCAATTGGATGCTGTTTTGGAGGACTTGCCTCCCCGAGCTATAAAAATTGGCATGTTGCACCGACCCGAAATTGTGGAAATTGTTTCTGAAAAACTTCAAGCCTTAAATGAAACTCCAATTGTTTTCGATCCGGTGATGGTGTCCACAAGCGGAGATCCTTTGATTACTCTGGAAACCGTGGAATTGCTCAAGGAAAAACTTTTTCCTCTTTGTGATCTTGTTACTCCCAATCTAGACGAAGCAGAAACCTTGGAGGGCTTTCCTGTCAGAAACAAAAAGGATATGGAAGAAGTTGGGAAAAGAATACTTCATTATGGTAGTAAAGCGGTTTTAGTAAAAGGGGGACATTTGGAAGGGAATCAGGTTTTTGATGTCTTATGCCAACGGGGCGGAAAGATAACCATTTTTAAAGGAGAAAAGATTTCAACGTCCAATTCCCATGGAACTGGATGTACCCTGTCCTCTGCCATTGCCTCTTTTCTTGCTCAGGGGAAAAATTTGGAAGAAGCAGTAAGGGAGGGAAGGGAATATGTGCGGAATGCTTTGGAATCTGGTAAGGAGATTAGAACAGGTAAAGGAAAGGGTCCCCTCAATCATTTTTTTTCACCCATTGAAATGAAAAAGGTAACCGAAAGTTGA
- the cysM gene encoding cysteine synthase CysM codes for MKLFELIGNTPLVELENIPTNPKVKIYCKLEGQNPGGSVKDRPAYFMIKSALERGEIQKGANVVEATSGNTGIALAMIAQLLEVNMTLIMPDNSTRERVLSMEAYGARVILTPAEKTIEYSRTLAEEMAEKEEYFILNQFANPDNYRSHYEGTGPEIFRDTEGKITHFVSAMGTTGTIMGVSKYLKEKNPAIQIVGTQPTDGSNIPGIRRWSPEFLPKIFDPSRVDKVIDVSQEEATQMTRRMAKEEGILAGMSSGGALHAAVKLAETLESGVIVCITCDRGDRYLSSDLFG; via the coding sequence ATGAAGTTGTTTGAACTAATTGGAAACACTCCTTTGGTGGAGTTAGAAAACATACCAACCAATCCAAAAGTAAAAATTTATTGTAAACTTGAGGGGCAAAACCCAGGCGGGAGCGTAAAGGACAGACCCGCCTATTTTATGATAAAAAGTGCGCTGGAACGTGGTGAAATCCAAAAAGGAGCCAATGTGGTGGAAGCAACAAGTGGGAATACAGGCATTGCCTTGGCGATGATTGCGCAACTTTTGGAGGTAAATATGACCTTGATTATGCCTGATAATTCCACCAGGGAAAGGGTGTTATCCATGGAAGCTTATGGGGCAAGGGTGATTCTGACCCCGGCTGAAAAAACCATCGAATACTCCAGGACCCTTGCAGAGGAAATGGCTGAAAAAGAAGAGTATTTTATCCTAAACCAATTTGCCAACCCTGATAATTACAGATCCCATTATGAAGGGACAGGCCCCGAGATTTTCAGGGATACTGAGGGGAAGATCACACATTTCGTATCTGCAATGGGGACTACGGGAACCATAATGGGAGTTTCTAAATATTTGAAAGAAAAAAATCCTGCTATTCAAATCGTAGGAACCCAGCCCACCGATGGCTCCAATATTCCTGGGATTAGGCGTTGGTCCCCTGAGTTCTTGCCCAAGATCTTTGATCCTTCCAGGGTGGATAAGGTCATTGATGTCAGCCAAGAAGAAGCCACCCAGATGACCCGAAGAATGGCTAAAGAAGAAGGAATTCTGGCAGGTATGAGTAGTGGGGGAGCCCTTCATGCAGCTGTAAAATTGGCTGAAACCCTGGAATCAGGAGTGATTGTTTGTATTACTTGTGATCGTGGAGATCGCTATTTGAGTTCCGATTTATTTGGGTAA
- a CDS encoding DNA-directed RNA polymerase subunit alpha — protein MSILAFQMPEKVVMEKADDFQGLFTFKPLEKGYGVTIGNALRRILLSSLEGYAITSVKLPGVVHEFSTIEGVVEDVTDIILNLKQIRLKKKHESIDGKITVEVKNQDVFTAGDIAKFTSSFEVLNPDLVICHLDDSKSFEIELTVEKGRGYLPAEESKPKEQVFGLIPIDAIFTPIKNVKYSVENTRVEQKTDFEKLILEVTTDGSIHPEKALQESAKILIQHFMLFSDQTMVIDTPGGDSPEPIDEEFLHMRKLLKTPLSDLDLSVRAFNCLKAADVKTLGDLARLEISDMMKFRNFGKKSLAELEQLIQEKGLQFGMDISKYKLDEE, from the coding sequence ATGTCCATATTAGCATTTCAAATGCCCGAAAAGGTGGTGATGGAAAAAGCCGATGACTTCCAAGGCTTATTTACTTTCAAACCACTGGAAAAAGGTTACGGGGTGACTATTGGTAATGCGCTGAGAAGAATTTTACTTTCTTCCCTTGAGGGCTATGCCATCACCTCTGTAAAATTACCAGGGGTTGTGCATGAGTTTTCTACCATCGAGGGAGTTGTGGAAGACGTTACTGATATTATTCTTAACCTCAAACAAATTCGGCTTAAGAAAAAGCATGAATCCATAGATGGTAAAATTACCGTAGAAGTTAAGAACCAGGACGTTTTTACAGCTGGAGATATCGCTAAGTTCACCTCTTCTTTTGAGGTTTTGAATCCGGATTTGGTGATTTGCCATTTGGATGATTCCAAGAGTTTTGAGATTGAACTTACGGTAGAAAAAGGCAGGGGATATCTGCCAGCCGAAGAATCGAAACCAAAAGAACAGGTGTTTGGGCTTATTCCAATCGATGCTATTTTTACTCCTATTAAAAATGTAAAATACAGCGTTGAAAATACCAGGGTAGAGCAAAAGACCGACTTTGAGAAATTAATCCTTGAAGTGACTACAGATGGTTCAATTCACCCTGAAAAAGCTTTGCAGGAATCTGCTAAAATCCTTATTCAGCACTTTATGTTGTTCTCTGATCAGACAATGGTCATTGACACTCCTGGTGGGGATTCTCCTGAACCAATTGATGAGGAGTTTTTGCATATGCGTAAGCTCCTGAAGACTCCATTGAGTGATTTGGATCTTTCCGTTAGGGCTTTCAATTGTTTGAAGGCAGCTGATGTGAAAACCCTTGGGGATCTGGCCAGGTTGGAAATTTCTGATATGATGAAATTCAGAAACTTTGGTAAAAAATCCTTGGCCGAATTGGAGCAGTTGATCCAGGAAAAAGGTCTTCAGTTTGGCATGGACATATCTAAGTATAAACTTGATGAAGAATAA
- the carA gene encoding glutamine-hydrolyzing carbamoyl-phosphate synthase small subunit: protein MDKQKAILLLQDGTVFHGTLIGKHGTNGGEICFNTGMTGYQEIYTDPSYTGQIIVNTTSHIGNYGVIGDEVESDNPTIAGIVVNSFSEIYSRLDASQSLQEYLESHGITGIADVDTRKLVRHIRSKGAMNAIISSEFHNIEDLQQELDKVPDMDGLELSSQVSTKEPYFVGDENSSIKVACLDYGIKKNILRSLVERGAYCKIFPAKTSLDEMEAWKPNAYFLSNGPGDPAVMDYAVNTVKDILALNKPVFGICLGHQLLAEAVGIKTYKMHHGHRGINHPIKNLLTGKSEITSQNHGFNIVKEDSENHPEVEITHIHLNDNTVAGIKLKDRPAFSVQYHPESAPGPHDSRYLFDDFISLINKN from the coding sequence ATGGACAAACAAAAAGCAATACTCCTACTCCAAGATGGGACCGTATTTCACGGGACCCTAATCGGTAAACATGGTACAAATGGTGGTGAGATCTGTTTTAATACTGGTATGACCGGCTATCAAGAGATCTATACTGACCCTAGTTATACCGGACAGATAATTGTGAACACTACATCCCATATTGGTAACTATGGGGTGATCGGAGACGAAGTAGAATCTGATAATCCTACAATTGCTGGAATAGTTGTAAATAGTTTTTCTGAAATTTACAGCAGGCTTGATGCCAGCCAATCATTGCAGGAATATTTGGAAAGCCATGGAATCACCGGGATTGCCGATGTGGATACCCGTAAATTGGTGAGACACATCCGGTCCAAAGGAGCCATGAATGCTATCATCAGTTCAGAGTTTCATAATATTGAGGACTTGCAACAAGAACTGGATAAAGTTCCTGATATGGATGGTTTGGAACTATCCTCTCAAGTGAGTACTAAGGAACCTTATTTTGTGGGAGATGAAAATTCTTCTATTAAAGTGGCTTGTCTTGATTATGGAATAAAAAAGAACATTTTAAGGAGCTTGGTGGAAAGGGGAGCTTACTGTAAAATATTTCCTGCCAAAACTTCCTTGGATGAAATGGAGGCTTGGAAACCAAATGCATATTTCCTTTCAAATGGCCCTGGAGATCCAGCAGTGATGGATTATGCTGTGAATACGGTAAAAGATATATTGGCACTAAACAAACCAGTATTTGGAATTTGTCTTGGGCATCAACTTCTTGCTGAAGCAGTAGGTATCAAAACCTATAAAATGCACCATGGCCACCGGGGAATCAACCATCCCATCAAAAACCTGCTGACTGGAAAAAGTGAAATCACCTCTCAAAACCATGGATTTAATATCGTGAAAGAAGACAGCGAAAATCATCCGGAGGTAGAAATTACTCATATTCACCTAAATGATAATACCGTAGCGGGTATCAAGTTAAAGGACCGCCCTGCATTTTCGGTACAATATCACCCAGAGTCTGCGCCGGGACCGCATGATTCCCGCTACTTGTTTGATGACTTTATTTCTTTAATCAATAAAAATTGA